The following proteins are encoded in a genomic region of Zea mays cultivar B73 chromosome 9, Zm-B73-REFERENCE-NAM-5.0, whole genome shotgun sequence:
- the LOC103638377 gene encoding lysine-specific demethylase JMJ25 isoform X2 → MDEEMDEDVIVKAVDCSNQSEVDIELKQFIKGYSDALQPELGMKLLIAHGSHQELGKGDSMTNLMINMCDVVHMLMHATEVHYQCPKSVRVQSDVSERIANGTSVHEPNTNNSEGSLAGAAVWDVFRRQDLPKLNEYLAVHREECAARCQAVSSVKYPIYDQTVYLNDYHKKMLKDQYEGLKTIEQITMDSASVETNMLKLCKVRSVQFGQKGIPYLNTYDGRTIRYPDPLIKANNTIKIDLETNKIMDFIKFDVGNVVMVTGGRNTGRVGVIKNREKHKGSFETIHVLLGAFCYV, encoded by the exons ATGGATGAAGAAATGGATGAAGATGTCATAGTCAAGGCTGTGGACTGCTCGAACCAATCAGAG GTAGATATCGAGCTCAAACAGTTTATCAAAGGCTACTCAGATGCCTTACAACCTGAATTAGGGATGAAACTGCTAATTGCACATGGAAGTCACCAAGAACTTGGTAAAGGTGATTCAATGACAAATCTAATGATTAACATGTGCGATGTG GTTCACATGTTAATGCATGCAACTGAAGTGCATTACCAATGTCCCAAGAGCGTAAGGGTACAGTCTGATGTATCTGAAAGGATTGCTAATGGAACTAGTGTTCAT GAGCCAAACACTAATAATTCAGAAGGATCCCTGGCTGGTGCTGCTGTCTGGGATGTATTCCGCAGGCAGGATCTTCCAAAGCTTAATGAATATCTAGCTGTTCATCGGGAAGAATGTGCAGCTAGATGTCAAGCAGTGTCTTCT GTTAAATATCCTATTTATGATCAAACAGTGTACCTTAACGATTATCATAAGAAGATGTTGAAGGATCAATATG AGGGACTGAAGACAATCGAGCAGATTACAATGGACTCAGCTTCGGTCGAGACCAATATG TTGAAGCTCTGCAAGGTGAGGTCTGTTCAGTTTGGCCAAAAAGGCATCCCCTACCTGAACACCTACGACGGCCGCACCATCCGCTACCCCGACCCGCTCATCAAGGCTAACAACACCATCAAGATCGATCTGGAGACTAACAAGATCATGGACTTCATCAAGTTTGACGTTGGCAACGTGGTCATGGTGACTGGCGGGAGGAACACCGGGCGTGTAGGAGTCATCAAGAACAGGGAGAAGCACAAGGGCAGCTTTGAGACCATCCACGTGCTGCTTGGAGCTTTTTGCTATGTCTAG
- the LOC103638377 gene encoding lysine-specific demethylase JMJ25 isoform X3 translates to MKLLIAHGSHQELGKGDSMTNLMINMCDVVHMLMHATEVHYQCPKSVRVQSDVSERIANGTSVHVNTPVQNLNLDIEEQSHKHSISHIQEPNTNNSEGSLAGAAVWDVFRRQDLPKLNEYLAVHREECAARCQAVSSVKYPIYDQTVYLNDYHKKMLKDQYEGLKTIEQITMDSASVETNMLKLCKVRSVQFGQKGIPYLNTYDGRTIRYPDPLIKANNTIKIDLETNKIMDFIKFDVGNVVMVTGGRNTGRVGVIKNREKHKGSFETIHVLLGAFCYV, encoded by the exons ATGAAACTGCTAATTGCACATGGAAGTCACCAAGAACTTGGTAAAGGTGATTCAATGACAAATCTAATGATTAACATGTGCGATGTG GTTCACATGTTAATGCATGCAACTGAAGTGCATTACCAATGTCCCAAGAGCGTAAGGGTACAGTCTGATGTATCTGAAAGGATTGCTAATGGAACTAGTGTTCATGTAAATACTCCTGTTCAAAATTTGAATCTGGATATTGAAGAGCAATCACACAAACACTCGATTTCACACATCCAGGAGCCAAACACTAATAATTCAGAAGGATCCCTGGCTGGTGCTGCTGTCTGGGATGTATTCCGCAGGCAGGATCTTCCAAAGCTTAATGAATATCTAGCTGTTCATCGGGAAGAATGTGCAGCTAGATGTCAAGCAGTGTCTTCT GTTAAATATCCTATTTATGATCAAACAGTGTACCTTAACGATTATCATAAGAAGATGTTGAAGGATCAATATG AGGGACTGAAGACAATCGAGCAGATTACAATGGACTCAGCTTCGGTCGAGACCAATATG TTGAAGCTCTGCAAGGTGAGGTCTGTTCAGTTTGGCCAAAAAGGCATCCCCTACCTGAACACCTACGACGGCCGCACCATCCGCTACCCCGACCCGCTCATCAAGGCTAACAACACCATCAAGATCGATCTGGAGACTAACAAGATCATGGACTTCATCAAGTTTGACGTTGGCAACGTGGTCATGGTGACTGGCGGGAGGAACACCGGGCGTGTAGGAGTCATCAAGAACAGGGAGAAGCACAAGGGCAGCTTTGAGACCATCCACGTGCTGCTTGGAGCTTTTTGCTATGTCTAG
- the LOC103638377 gene encoding lysine-specific demethylase JMJ25 isoform X4, translating to MKLLIAHGSHQELGKGDSMTNLMINMCDVVHMLMHATEVHYQCPKSVRVQSDVSERIANGTSVHEPNTNNSEGSLAGAAVWDVFRRQDLPKLNEYLAVHREECAARCQAVSSVKYPIYDQTVYLNDYHKKMLKDQYEGLKTIEQITMDSASVETNMLKLCKVRSVQFGQKGIPYLNTYDGRTIRYPDPLIKANNTIKIDLETNKIMDFIKFDVGNVVMVTGGRNTGRVGVIKNREKHKGSFETIHVLLGAFCYV from the exons ATGAAACTGCTAATTGCACATGGAAGTCACCAAGAACTTGGTAAAGGTGATTCAATGACAAATCTAATGATTAACATGTGCGATGTG GTTCACATGTTAATGCATGCAACTGAAGTGCATTACCAATGTCCCAAGAGCGTAAGGGTACAGTCTGATGTATCTGAAAGGATTGCTAATGGAACTAGTGTTCAT GAGCCAAACACTAATAATTCAGAAGGATCCCTGGCTGGTGCTGCTGTCTGGGATGTATTCCGCAGGCAGGATCTTCCAAAGCTTAATGAATATCTAGCTGTTCATCGGGAAGAATGTGCAGCTAGATGTCAAGCAGTGTCTTCT GTTAAATATCCTATTTATGATCAAACAGTGTACCTTAACGATTATCATAAGAAGATGTTGAAGGATCAATATG AGGGACTGAAGACAATCGAGCAGATTACAATGGACTCAGCTTCGGTCGAGACCAATATG TTGAAGCTCTGCAAGGTGAGGTCTGTTCAGTTTGGCCAAAAAGGCATCCCCTACCTGAACACCTACGACGGCCGCACCATCCGCTACCCCGACCCGCTCATCAAGGCTAACAACACCATCAAGATCGATCTGGAGACTAACAAGATCATGGACTTCATCAAGTTTGACGTTGGCAACGTGGTCATGGTGACTGGCGGGAGGAACACCGGGCGTGTAGGAGTCATCAAGAACAGGGAGAAGCACAAGGGCAGCTTTGAGACCATCCACGTGCTGCTTGGAGCTTTTTGCTATGTCTAG
- the LOC103638377 gene encoding lysine-specific demethylase JMJ25 isoform X1 yields the protein MDEEMDEDVIVKAVDCSNQSEVDIELKQFIKGYSDALQPELGMKLLIAHGSHQELGKGDSMTNLMINMCDVVHMLMHATEVHYQCPKSVRVQSDVSERIANGTSVHVNTPVQNLNLDIEEQSHKHSISHIQEPNTNNSEGSLAGAAVWDVFRRQDLPKLNEYLAVHREECAARCQAVSSVKYPIYDQTVYLNDYHKKMLKDQYEGLKTIEQITMDSASVETNMLKLCKVRSVQFGQKGIPYLNTYDGRTIRYPDPLIKANNTIKIDLETNKIMDFIKFDVGNVVMVTGGRNTGRVGVIKNREKHKGSFETIHVLLGAFCYV from the exons ATGGATGAAGAAATGGATGAAGATGTCATAGTCAAGGCTGTGGACTGCTCGAACCAATCAGAG GTAGATATCGAGCTCAAACAGTTTATCAAAGGCTACTCAGATGCCTTACAACCTGAATTAGGGATGAAACTGCTAATTGCACATGGAAGTCACCAAGAACTTGGTAAAGGTGATTCAATGACAAATCTAATGATTAACATGTGCGATGTG GTTCACATGTTAATGCATGCAACTGAAGTGCATTACCAATGTCCCAAGAGCGTAAGGGTACAGTCTGATGTATCTGAAAGGATTGCTAATGGAACTAGTGTTCATGTAAATACTCCTGTTCAAAATTTGAATCTGGATATTGAAGAGCAATCACACAAACACTCGATTTCACACATCCAGGAGCCAAACACTAATAATTCAGAAGGATCCCTGGCTGGTGCTGCTGTCTGGGATGTATTCCGCAGGCAGGATCTTCCAAAGCTTAATGAATATCTAGCTGTTCATCGGGAAGAATGTGCAGCTAGATGTCAAGCAGTGTCTTCT GTTAAATATCCTATTTATGATCAAACAGTGTACCTTAACGATTATCATAAGAAGATGTTGAAGGATCAATATG AGGGACTGAAGACAATCGAGCAGATTACAATGGACTCAGCTTCGGTCGAGACCAATATG TTGAAGCTCTGCAAGGTGAGGTCTGTTCAGTTTGGCCAAAAAGGCATCCCCTACCTGAACACCTACGACGGCCGCACCATCCGCTACCCCGACCCGCTCATCAAGGCTAACAACACCATCAAGATCGATCTGGAGACTAACAAGATCATGGACTTCATCAAGTTTGACGTTGGCAACGTGGTCATGGTGACTGGCGGGAGGAACACCGGGCGTGTAGGAGTCATCAAGAACAGGGAGAAGCACAAGGGCAGCTTTGAGACCATCCACGTGCTGCTTGGAGCTTTTTGCTATGTCTAG